The window GACGAAGCCGGGCAACGAGACCGACAGCCGCTTCTACTCCCACTACTACGCCCGCCGGTTGCCGGCGGAAGTGCTGCTCGACGCCCTCACCTCGGCCACCGGGGTGGGCGAGAAGTTCGACGGCTACCCCGAAGGCGTCCGCGCAGTCCAGATCCCCGATCCGCACGCCTATTCGCAATTCCTGAAGATGTTCGGCAGTTCCGAGCGCGTGACCAGCTGTGCCTGCGAGCGGAACGGCGAGGTGACGCTGCCGCAATTGCTGAATCTACAAAACGGCGACCGTCTTCTGGCGAAGCTGCGCGACGGCAGCGGAGCCCTGGCGAAGTTGCTGAAAGACGCGAAGTCCGACGACGCACTGACCGAAGAATTGTTCCTGCGCACTCTGTCTCGCCGGCCGACCGCCGACGAACAAGCGGCTGTCAAGCGGGCGGTCGCGGCCGGCGATCCGCGCGATGAGGTTTACCGCGACTTGTTCTGGGCGCTGTTGAACGCGAAGAGCTTTGCGTTCAATCACTGAAAAAGCTGAGTCCTACGTTGCCGTCCATTTATAGTTTCACGGGGGAAAATAGGTTCCGTGTTTTAGCCTGAAAGGCTGGTGGTTCTCAGCCCAGGGCAACGCCCTGGGTCGCACAATCGCCAGAGTTTTCAGCCTGAAGGGCTGATGCAAACGTGATCGCGGGGAATCGGAAATGTATACCCGGCGGGAAGTTTCCCAGGGCGTTGCCCTGGGCTGAGAACCACCAGCCTTTCAGGCTGAAAACGCCTACGCAAGCGGCTCCCGTTCTTCGTACCAGCCTTGGTCGCCGCGCACGAATGTCGGGTCGTTAATTGAGCCCACAATCCGCTCGAAGAATCCGGGCGGCCAGCCGAGTTCTTCCGGCGTGGGCTTGCGGTCGTCGCCGTTGGTCGCCGTCTTGGGACGTACCACGATGTCGTATTCGCCGGCCGCGCCGACCGGAATGTCCAGGTGCAACACGCCGTCCGGCCCAGCGGTGGCCGATAGGGAAATCACGCTCACGGAAAAGCCCTCCGACTGTGGCTCGGTTTCGGTTAGGATATTGTAACGACACGCCCACCCTGCCGGGGTTCCCTATGCTCGACGTTTCTTTGTCTCGTTCCTCCTCCCGCCGGTGTGATGGCGCCTCTCGCCGGGACTTCCTGCGCGTCGGCGGGCTGGGGGCGTTGTCACTGCCCGCGCTGCTGCAATTTGAAGCCGCAGCCCAGGCGCGGGCGAAAGACGGGACTTCGCTCGCCGCCCGCAAGGGGGCGCGGGCGAAGTCGGTGATCCTGGTTTACCTCGGCGGCGGGTTGTCCCATCACGACAGCTTCGACATGAAGCCGGAAGCCCCGGACGAAATCCGCGGGAAGTACAAGCCGCTCCCGTCCGTGGTCCCGGGCCTACAAGTTTCCGAGAAGTTGCCACAGATGGCGAAGGTGATGGACAAGCTCACCCTCGTCCGGTCCGGCGCGCACAATAACGACCACCACGAGACGGCCACCAACTGGGTGCTGTCCGGCCGCTTCGGGACGCCGTTCGGCGACTACCCGGCGATCGGGGCCGTCGCGGCCCACGAGTTCGGCTTCGAGTCGACCCTGCCTCCCTATGTAGCCGTGCCGCGGAACCCGTCGTTCACCTGGGAACTCGGCAAAAGCGCGTTCCTCGGCGGCCGGTACGAGTCGTTCAAGGCGGGCGATCCGAACCAGAAGGACTACAAGGTTCAGGATCTCAGCGCGGCCGAGCCGATGTCGGCCCGCAAGGTCGAGCGGCGTGAGTCGCTGCTGAAAGCGGTCGACGGACTCGCCGCCAAGGTTCACGGCAACGACCAGATCGCCACCTACGACGAGTTCCACCAGCGCGCGGCGGCCATGATCCTCTCCACGGAAGCGCGGAAGGCGTTCGCCGTAGACGAGGAAGACCCGAAACTCCGTGACCGCTACGGCCGTAACACCTTCGGCCAGTCCGCTCTCTTGGCCCGCCGGCTGGTCGAAGCGGGCGTCCGTTTCGTGACCGTCAACTACGGCGGCTGGGACCACCACGGCAAGATCTTCGAGGGGTTGGACAAGAAACTCCCCGAGTTCGACCAGGGCGTGTCCGCACTGCTCACGGACATGCACGACCGCGGCGCGGACAAGGACACGCTGGTCGTCGTCATGGGCGAGTTCGGCCGCACCCCGAAAATCAACAAGGACGCCGGCCGCGACCACTGGGGGCAAGCCGCGTCGCTCCTCTTCTGGGGAGCAGGCGTCAAGCCGGGCTTCGTCCTCGGGAAGACCGACAAGCAAGGTGCGTACACCACGCAACGGCCCGTCTCGCCGGCCGACGTGGCGTTCACGATCTACGACGCGCTCGGCATCGACCCCCGCCAAATGCTCCGCACGCCCGACGGCCGACCGATCGAAATCCTCGACCAGGGCGAAGCTGTACGCGAGATATTCGTTTAAATTTTCGCCGCAGATACACGCGGATAAACGCGGATCAGAAAAGAGATTTGAAAACAGGATTCTTGTTTGATCTCTTTTCTGATCCGCGTTTATCCGCGTGTATCTGCGGCGAAATAGATCGAGATTTCTTCCATGTACCGCGCTCTGCTCATGAGTCTCGTTGTCGCGTTGCCACTTCTCGCGGTTGACCCGCCCAAGAAGGCCGATCCCAAGGACTCGCCGCGCGTCCTTTACCCGATCCCGCTCGCGGCGGCCCCGGGGCAGAAGACCAAGATCATACTTCGCGGGTTCAAACTCGACACCGTGACTGAGGTCAAGGCGGGCGACGACAAGGTAAAGGTCAAACTCGTCGGCAAGCCGAAGCCGGCTGGTGGGCCGACGAACTTCCCCGCGGAACGGATCGGCGACAGCGAGTGTGAAATCGAACTCGACGTGCCGAAGGACTTCCCGGCCGGGCACCTCGAATTGACCGCGGTCAGCTCGGGCGGATCGTCTCCGTACGGGTTCGTGACCGACGCCTTAACCGCGGCTAGCCGGGGCAGGTCGTCCGCACCGTACAAGTTCGTGATCGACGCCGGCCCGCGCACGGTCGAGAAGGAGCCGAACGACTCGTTCGCGAAGGCCCAGGAAATCACCGTCCCCACGACCGTGGATGCCGCGATCGGGCAAGTGCGGGACGTGGACGTGTTCCGGTTCGTGGGCAAAGCCGGCGATAAGGTTCGGTTTGAAGTGCAAGCGAGCCGGCTGGGTTCTCCGGTCGACGCCCTCATCACGCTGTACGACGCCGACCGCCGGATCATCGACGCCTGCGACGACGTGGACGGCGACCCGGACCCAATCCTGACCGTCACCCTCCCGAAAAACGGCGTGTACTACCTGAGCGTGATCGAGGCCCACGATTTCGGCGGCGGTCAATTCCCTTATCGATTGCACGTCACCAAGTAGTCCGCTCTTCGCGCAACGCCCGCGCGAGCATCTGGTGGAAGTGATACCCGCCGTTCTCGCGTTTGACGCTGAACCGGCCGGTAGTGTAGGCCCGGCTCGCGAGCCCACGCTGCACGTCTTCGCAAATGGCCATGTCTTCCTTCTGCACCTGATCCGCGACCGCGATGCTGTTCTGGATGAAATCGGCTGGCGTACTCGGGGCGAAATAGTAATCGAACACGACGCGGCAGCGGTCGGGCGCGAGCGGCACGACGAGGTTCGTGTCCATCACTCCCGCGTACAAGTTAACCATCAGGTTCGGGTACACCCACCAGTACGCGGCGCGATCACCCGTGCGGGTCTGCCCCTCTGCCCCGGTGGCCGGCGTAATCGGAGCGGTTTGCAGGCTGGTCCGGGCGTAGGTAGTCGTCGTGTACTCCTGATAATTCAGCACGTTCGCCAGGCCGGGGTGGACGGTGTTTACGTGGTAGCCGCCGTCCAGGTAGTTGTCGACGTAGGTCTTCCAGTTGCATGCGACCTCGTACTCGACCCGCGTGGCGAACGGCAGATTGCCGAATGATCCGTTCGAGGCCGCCCACTCGGGTAACGATGCGAGAAACGCTTCCAACGGCTCCCGCGGCGGATCGAGGTGGACCCACACGTATGGCCCCCATTCGGCCACAGCCCCGACCGGGATGAGTCCATTGTCTTCCTTGCGGAAGTCGCAAACGCCGTCGAACTCCGGCGTCCCGCGGAGCCGACCCGTCAGGTCGTAGGTCCACCCGTGGTATCGGCAGCGGAGTTTGCTCACAGTCCCACACGGGGCGGTTACGAGGGACGTGGCCCGGTGCCGGCAGACGTTGAAGAAGCCGCGGAGAACGCCATCGTCCCCGCGCACGACCAACACCGGTTCGCCGGCGACCTCCGCCGTGACATACGCCCCCGGCTCTCGCAGCTGATCCGCCCGACCCGCGACCTGCCACGACCGCGAGAAGACCGTTTCCCGTTCCGCGGCGAACATGCGCGGGTCGGTGTACCACGACGCCGGGATCGTGCTGGCGCGGTCCAGCGGAAGCGTGGGGTCGAAGGCGGTCAACAAATCGCGGATGTCGGCTGGCATTACGGCTTTCCCGGTGGGGGAATGGACGGATTGAGCGGCATTCCTTCGATCCGGTAAAAGTATTCGGTCAGGGCGTAGGTCGTGATCGCGCCGAACGTGTGCCAGAGCCAGTGAGTGCCCATTGGCAACGTGTCGAATTCGGTGCCGTCGATGAGCCGGCAGAACCACGCGATCGCGAAACTCGCCAGCGCCCCGGCGACCCAGCTGCCGTACCGGAAACGGGTCCGAACGAGGACCGCACTCAAGGGCACGAGGATCAGGATCGCCTGGGATGCGTAGGACAAGTTGACCCGCCAGTTCGGGTTCGGGAACGGAATCGCCCGGAAGACCACCCCATTCATCAGCACGAGTGCCCCCAGCAGTCCGACCGTCACCAGGGCGACCGGCCGCCACCCGCTCGCCCGGACGAGTCGCAGGGCGAGGTAGACGGCGGCGGCCAACCCCAGTAGCAGTATCGGGATCAGGTCCAGCAGGAAGTACACGGTGCGGGTCCGGAGGGCGTGGTACAGCGTACCGCCGATGCCGCCCGCGAGGAGGATCGGCAGGCAACAGGTGATGAACGGGTATTGCCGGTACCGCCCGCGAATCCGCCACGCCCAAAAAGCGACGATCAGGATGAAGAAGCTGGCCGTCACGGCGTTATACGGCTCGGCGACCGACACCGTCTGCGGGTCGGCCGGTGTTTCCTTGTAGCGCGGCCCCCGATCCGGGAGACGTTCTTCCCGGGGGGCCAACGTCTGCGGCGGAGGGGCGGTCGTCGGTTCGCCGGGAGGGGTCGATTCTTCTGGCATCGGGGCTCTTCGTTCGGGGTTCACAACGGCCGATCTTGCCGTATTTTAGGGCGCGGGGCGGGTCGCATTTTCGGGCCGGTTTGGCGCCGCAAAAATTTCTTTTTGGGGCGCTTGACACCCCCGAAAAAGCTCACTAAGAAGCGCCTACCTTAAACCACCCGTCTCCGAACGGGGGCCACTTTCGGGTCGGCCCCGGGCGACTCGCGCGGGTGGCGTTGAATCGACAGAATCACGGA is drawn from Fimbriiglobus ruber and contains these coding sequences:
- a CDS encoding DUF1501 domain-containing protein yields the protein MLDVSLSRSSSRRCDGASRRDFLRVGGLGALSLPALLQFEAAAQARAKDGTSLAARKGARAKSVILVYLGGGLSHHDSFDMKPEAPDEIRGKYKPLPSVVPGLQVSEKLPQMAKVMDKLTLVRSGAHNNDHHETATNWVLSGRFGTPFGDYPAIGAVAAHEFGFESTLPPYVAVPRNPSFTWELGKSAFLGGRYESFKAGDPNQKDYKVQDLSAAEPMSARKVERRESLLKAVDGLAAKVHGNDQIATYDEFHQRAAAMILSTEARKAFAVDEEDPKLRDRYGRNTFGQSALLARRLVEAGVRFVTVNYGGWDHHGKIFEGLDKKLPEFDQGVSALLTDMHDRGADKDTLVVVMGEFGRTPKINKDAGRDHWGQAASLLFWGAGVKPGFVLGKTDKQGAYTTQRPVSPADVAFTIYDALGIDPRQMLRTPDGRPIEILDQGEAVREIFV
- a CDS encoding PPC domain-containing protein, with the protein product MYRALLMSLVVALPLLAVDPPKKADPKDSPRVLYPIPLAAAPGQKTKIILRGFKLDTVTEVKAGDDKVKVKLVGKPKPAGGPTNFPAERIGDSECEIELDVPKDFPAGHLELTAVSSGGSSPYGFVTDALTAASRGRSSAPYKFVIDAGPRTVEKEPNDSFAKAQEITVPTTVDAAIGQVRDVDVFRFVGKAGDKVRFEVQASRLGSPVDALITLYDADRRIIDACDDVDGDPDPILTVTLPKNGVYYLSVIEAHDFGGGQFPYRLHVTK
- a CDS encoding aromatic ring-hydroxylating oxygenase subunit alpha, whose product is MPADIRDLLTAFDPTLPLDRASTIPASWYTDPRMFAAERETVFSRSWQVAGRADQLREPGAYVTAEVAGEPVLVVRGDDGVLRGFFNVCRHRATSLVTAPCGTVSKLRCRYHGWTYDLTGRLRGTPEFDGVCDFRKEDNGLIPVGAVAEWGPYVWVHLDPPREPLEAFLASLPEWAASNGSFGNLPFATRVEYEVACNWKTYVDNYLDGGYHVNTVHPGLANVLNYQEYTTTTYARTSLQTAPITPATGAEGQTRTGDRAAYWWVYPNLMVNLYAGVMDTNLVVPLAPDRCRVVFDYYFAPSTPADFIQNSIAVADQVQKEDMAICEDVQRGLASRAYTTGRFSVKRENGGYHFHQMLARALREERTTW